One stretch of Rathayibacter festucae DSM 15932 DNA includes these proteins:
- a CDS encoding phosphatase, whose protein sequence is MPLSAAALAALLDESLLTGAVLTGRASNLGNLRRLAAREPAHLYGVDVAEHWDVESLLALMGQRVGISTDPAFEHGQDRIDAALTVAALDAYRDRFARAVREGALILFATAHPATLLDVYRRLAAAATAASARVIDVNALPFARPDGIRVTLADEHQRLWCTGGVTCAYRGGSLQHTHSAEPMNALLDELEKLGIRPDLVVADHGWAGASGRRGLPTIAIADCNDPAVFVAEAQGSIEVVVPIDDGLAVHLYEPVIAYLLDGLDATSEPARTSGS, encoded by the coding sequence ATGCCGCTGTCCGCCGCCGCCCTCGCCGCGCTTCTCGACGAGTCGCTCCTCACCGGTGCCGTCCTCACCGGCCGCGCGAGCAACCTCGGCAACCTCCGCCGCCTGGCCGCCCGCGAGCCCGCCCACCTCTACGGCGTCGACGTCGCCGAGCACTGGGACGTCGAGAGCCTGCTCGCGCTGATGGGGCAGCGGGTCGGCATCAGCACCGACCCCGCGTTCGAGCACGGCCAGGACCGGATCGACGCCGCCCTCACCGTCGCCGCGCTCGACGCCTATCGCGACCGCTTCGCCCGCGCCGTGCGCGAGGGCGCGCTGATCCTCTTCGCCACCGCGCACCCCGCGACCCTTCTGGACGTCTACCGCCGGCTCGCCGCGGCCGCGACGGCGGCGAGCGCCCGCGTGATCGACGTGAACGCCCTCCCGTTCGCCCGCCCCGACGGCATCCGGGTCACTCTCGCCGACGAGCACCAGCGCCTGTGGTGCACCGGCGGCGTCACCTGCGCCTACCGCGGCGGCAGCCTCCAGCACACCCACTCGGCCGAGCCGATGAACGCGCTCCTCGACGAGCTCGAGAAGCTCGGCATCCGCCCCGACCTCGTCGTCGCCGACCACGGCTGGGCGGGCGCCTCCGGGCGGCGCGGCCTCCCGACGATCGCGATCGCCGACTGCAACGACCCCGCCGTCTTCGTCGCCGAGGCGCAGGGCTCGATCGAGGTGGTCGTCCCGATCGACGACGGCCTCGCCGTGCACCTCTACGAGCCGGTGATCGCCTACCTCCTGGACGGCCTCGACGCCACCTCCGAGCCCGCTCGGACCTCCGGCTCGTAG